Part of the Candidatus Niyogibacteria bacterium genome, CCACTTCAACCATTATTTTATAACCAGCCGTAGCGGCCGGCAAAGTAAAAGTTATTTGGCCGGAAGCGTTATAATTGGTAAATAAGGTCAATCCGTTAGCTTCTGCAGCCGTAATTGTATAATTAGAGGTTTTATTTGAAATCGCAAACCCGGCTGCTGCAGTCTGTGTGGTCCCGTCCGGAAACTTGATTCCTCCGGAGCCGGAATAAATAGTTCCGGCAACAGAGAATTTCTCACTCGGACTCGTGGTACCGATTCCTACCCTGCCGTTATTATCAATAACAAAGATTCCCTGGTTAGTTGAACTGGCAACCTGAAAAAGGTTTTCAGCGGCGTTTGAGCTGTTCACCGTCAGTTTATACATTGGAGTAGAAGTTCCAATCCCCACTCTTCCGCTATTATCAATGAAAAAACTGGTGGCGGTTGAAGAGCCGACCACGAATGAAGGGATTCCCGAACCAAGACCGTTGGGATTGATTGAAAATAAACCGAATGGCGTGCTCGTTCCAATCCCGACATATCCCGAATCTTTAATGATGAATTTGGGAGTAGAAGAGCCGATGACAAAAGGATCGATTCCAATTGGATCATTTAAGCCAAACAATCCTCGGGGAGTGGTCGTGCCGATTCCCACCCGATTATTAGCTTGGTCATAGAGTCGGAACAATTGAAGTTGAGGTGGCGATTGACCAGGCGTTGACCGTCAGATTGGGAATGGTGGAAGTCGCCCGATTGTTGAAAACCAGACTGCCGGAATTGAATGTAACCAGATCGCCGATGGCGTCTCCAAAAATAGTATTGTTTTCAACCAGCAATGTTGAAGCCGTGGTTGAAGAAAGAGTCTGGCCTCCGACTGAAGTCAGAGAATTGGCAAAGATGTCTCCTTCGGCGTCAACCATGAATTTGGAAGCGTCGCTGACTGCGATGCCGAAAAGAACAGTGTCGGCCGCGGCTGAAGCCGGATTAACAAGAAGGGAGGAGTTGAGCAAAGACGAGGTTGCCATTCCCAGGGACCAGGTTGAAAAACTGTGGGCGATTGAAGGAACTTTGCTCAGGCTGAGAAGTCCGGCAATAGTTGAAGTTCCGGTTCCTGAAACATAAAGAAGACTGGTTGAGGCTGTTCCCGAAACCGTCAAAGCCGTGGTGGAAGCGTAAGGAATGATGGAAGCCCAGCCATCGCCTCTTAAAGTAGTGGTGGAAGTTCCGCCGATCCAAATCTGATCAAAGATTGAAATTCGGGTGGAAGAAGATTGGGAAAAAGAGAGATTAATGCCGATTAAATCTCCGGTCAAAGTTCCTCCGGTAAGAGGCAGATAGTTTGAAGCGGTGATGGCATTGGGAATATCCGAGTCAGTCAGACCGGAAAGGCCGGAGACCGTGCTGTTGGTAATGGCGACGTCATTCAAGTTCTTGATTCTCTGGGCCAGAGAAAGAGCGCCGGAGATTCCCGCGGTTTGTTTTGATTGGTTCTCGCTTTTGGAAAAAAGATCGTTGATTCTTGATTCAATGCTTTGAAAACGGCTGTCGTCCAGAGTAATGGTTTCTTTGGTGATTTCTTTGATAGGAATGATCCTTTCAATGATTCTTTCCGGGAAAGTTTTCTTTTCTTCCGGTTTGGTTTCCACAAGCAAAGGCGGAGTTTCAGTTTTCGGTTCTTGTTTGTCCGCCTTAGGCAAAAAGGGTTCAGAAACTTCTTTCGTGAAAACTTCGGAGGACAAGGATTTTCTTTCAAATAAACTGGAAACATATTGCTTGGCTTTTTGGAGAGGTTTAGTCAAAGTTTCCTTGACGGTTTCTTGATCTTGGGAAGCAAGCTGAACTCCGGCTTTGAAGCCGAGATTGGAAACATATTCGGAGATTTTCTTTTCTGCATTCCTGATGTTTTTGGCTTCAATGATAATCTTGATTTTGGCGGAATCAAGGAATGAAAAAGCTTGTTCCGCCAAAGCTTGATTCAGAGAGCGGGCTTGGCTGTTAAGAGAGACAGAGAAAGAAGAGATTTGGCTGGGAAGATTAAGGGCAGTGTTTTGGAGAGAAACCGCGGCGAGCTGGGTTTTCTTGGCTGTTTGGTTAAATAAATGAGAAACTTGATTGGAAACTTGATTGGAAAAATTTTTAAAGTCTTTGAAATTAGCGTAAATTGATTCGGGATGCCTGTAGAAAAAAAACCCGATTAGAATAATAAAAATTAAAAAAACATTATAATGGCTTAAAAAAGTCGGTGAAGCGATATTTTTTCTGCCAATTTTATCGGCGGATAAATTTTTAGAAGGTCGCTCAACCGATAAATTATTAAATAACGCTTTATCCCATTCGTCGCGAGTATTATTAATGACAGGAATTTTTGAAATCGGCCGGACGATATTTTCACCTTGATTAACGCTATAGCTGATAAGTTTCTTTTTAGAGCCGTTTTTAGAAACTAAATTAAGGATATCTTCTTTAGAAACCAGCCAATTATTTCCGATTTTTATTCCGTCAATTTTTCTTTCTCTGCAAAGGCGGCCGATATAATCTTTGTGATAACCGGTCAGGTCGGATGCCCGAACAATCGGAATATAAAATTTATTGTTTAGAAAAACTTCTTTTTCATTATCTCTCATTAGCTTTTATTATATCGCTAAACAAGAAGTAAGTCTTAGGATTATTATGAATTATTGTGGATAACTATTTTACCGCGTTAGAATAGCTTTCTAACGAAATTTTTTCCGCTTTTTCCAACTGAATGGAAAGTAAACAAGAAATACTGTCTCTTCCCATTGTAACGCCGTATAAAACTCCGGCGCTTCGCATTGTTTCGCGATTGTGCGTTATGACGACCAATTGGGTATTTTGGGAAAGTTCTTTCAACATCGCGGCGTAACGCCGGGAATTAGCTTCGTCCAAAGCGGCATCGGTTTCGTCCAGCACCAAAAATGGCGGCGGATTAACCGCTGAAAGCGCGAACAAGAGAGCGATAGAAGAAAGCGCTCTTTCTCCTCCGGAAAGCATTTCCAGTGATTTGACGCGCTTTCGGGGTAAATCTATGGATATTTCCACTCCCATTTCCGCGTCTTCATTTGGGATTGTTTCCGGACTAATTTTCAAATCGTCTTCTTTTCGCAATCGTTGGAGTTTGATTAATTTCAGTCCGGCGCGGCCGCCGCCGAACATTGTTTCAAAATGCTTCTGAAATTCTTTATTGATTTTTTCAATGCCTATTTTAAAATCTTCTTCCAGTTTAATTTCCAAATCTTTTATTATTTTTTTTAGATTTTGGCCGCTGTCTTCCAAATCTTTAAGTTCTTTAGCCAGAAACTCATCGCGTTTTTTTGTTTCTTCAAATTCTTTAAGCACCGAAAAATCCATCCCGCCGGCTTCTTCTGATCTTATTTTCATTCGCTCTATTTCTCTTTTCAGTTTTTCCCTTAAAACATCGCTGAAATCTTCTTCAAACTCCGCATTTTTTTCAAGATCAATTTTACCGAATAAGATTTCTGCTTCTTTTTTTTCTTTTTCAAATTCGCTTTGCCTTAATCGCAATTTTTCTTCCGCCAGATCAAAACCGCGCCAATCGTCTTTAATTCGGGAGGATTCCGATTCCAGCCGATAAATTTCCCGTTCCATTTCTCTTAAATTTTTAAACGAATCCTGAATTTCCGAAGACGTTTGATTGAATAATTTTTGCCGTTCTTCTTCATCTTTTTTAAAAGAAAAAAGATCTTTTCCAATTTTTGCCATTTTTTCTTCCAATTCTTTTAAATCTGAAAAATCTTTCTTAGCGGAAGAAAATTTATCAAAAAAAGAGCCGATGATCCGCAATATTTCTTTAATGGATTCCTTGATTTTTCCCGGATTATCCGAAGATAACGTTTCGGTTAATTTATTTTTAAGTTTTTCAAAAAAATCTTTAATTTCTTCAGCTGGAATAGCCGAAGATTCTTTTTCCGTTTTCTGATTTTTTTTAAATTCAATTATTCCTTCCAGCCGTCCCATTTCCCGCTCCCGCCGGCGGATTTCTTCCCGCGCTTTCTCCATTTCACTTTTAATTTTCAGAAGTTTGTTATTTTCTTCCTGCTGGCTGTTCACGCCAAACGCTTCTTCTTTTTTTATTTTTTCTTTCAAAATCTTTATTTCTTTTTCTTTTTTAAAAAGATTTTTTTGAGGAATTTCTTTTTTAAGATTAATTTCTTCCGCTTGCGCCAAAAGGCAGGAATTTTCGCGCCGCAGATAATCCCGCAGTTTTTTCTCAAGTTCTTGGCGGATTTCTTCCGCTTTTTTAATTTTATCCGCCTGGAGGCCTAAAAATTTAAGATGCGGCTGAATTTCCCGGCGCAAAGAAGAAACTTGCTTCGTGTTCTCTTCGGTTTGCTCCAGCTTGCGCTCCGCTTCTTTTCGCTTTAACTGAAAAATTCTGATTCCCAAAGCATCCTCAATCATTTCTCTTTTTTCCGCCGCTGAAGCGTATAAAATCCTGTCGGCTTCTCCCTGGCTGATAATATGATGGCGGGAAGTTCCCAGCCCCACTCTGGCTAAAATTTCAATAATATCTTTAAGCCGGACTTTTGAACCGTTTAAAAAATATTCGTTCACGCCGTCCCGATAAACCCGCCGTTCAATAATTACTTCCTTAAAATTAATATCGCCGAATTTTTCGCCGCGATTATCAAAAACTATAGCCGCGGAAGCCCGGCCTAAACGCGAGGATGTCGGAGAGCCGGTAAAAATAAAATCTTCGCCTTTTTTCCCGCGAAGGCTTTTTAAGGATTGTTCTCCTAAAACCCACTGAATGGCTTCGGCCACGTTTGATTTGCCGGAGCCGTTGGGGCCGACGACCGCCGTAATGGGCGTTTGAAATTTTAAAACAGTCCGTTTGGCGAAAGATTTAAACCCGTTTAATTCAAGCCGTTTTAGATACATAGAAAGAAATTTTCAATCCTTAATTAGTGTGGAGGTTTCCCCATTTTTTTGCCGCAAGAGCGTTTTCCGCGGCATTCTGCTGGGCGATTTGTTTTGACGAACCCTCGCCTTCCGCGATTAATTCTTCGTTTAAATACGCTCCAACCGTGAAATGTTTGTCGTGATCCGGCCCCCATTCTTTTAAAACTTTGTAAGACGGAGTGATTTCCAGCTGTTCCTGCGCCTCTTCCTGAAACAAACTTTTAGCGTCTTTAAAAAGTTTGTTTTTTATCACTTCAGAAATGTAAGGAAGAAGAACATTACTGATGAAAAGGCGCGTCGCTTCATATCCCTGATCCAGATAAAGCGCGCCGATAAACGCTTCAAAAGTATTGGCTAAAATGAATTGCCGCGCCTTGCCGATGTCTTTTTTTTCGCCGCGCGAAAGAAGAAGATAGTCATTCATTTCCAAATTATTAGCCATTTGAAAAAGCGTCTGCGAATTAACCAAGGCGGCCCGATAGCTGGTCAGCGTCCCTTCCGGTTCCTTGGGATAATTTTCATAAAGATATTGGGTGACGATAAGCTCCAAAACCGCGTCGCCGAGAAATTCCAGCCGTTCATTGTTTTCCAATTTCCAGGAAGGATTTTCATTTAAATAAGAACGGTGGGTAAAAGCCTGTTTTAACAAACCCTGATTAAAAAAATGAAAGCCGATGCTTTCTTCAAATTTTGAAAAATCAGCCATAATGTTTTTATTTAGTTTAAAATTTGTATTTTCATTTTCGATATATCGAAAATGAAAATTATTTATAATACTTAATTTAGAATTTAAGTTTTGATTAAAATATCGTTCGCTTTATCCAATAATTTTCTGATATCGCCGTATATTTTAAGTTCTGCGATTTCTTCATATTCAAACCATTTAGCGTCATCCAGCCCTCCGCCGGAGCTTAATTTAAGTTCTATTTCAGGCGTAAAAGCCAGAAAATAAGCCACATTTTTTCTAATCGGCCCTTTTTCGGGATCCGAAGCGATATATTCATTTTGGCCGAGTTCAGCTTTAATTTTCAAATCTTTTAAACCTAATTCTTTTTTTACTTCCCTTAAAGCGCCGGTTTCCGCGTTTTCATCTTTTTCCAAATGCCCTTTGGAAAGCGTCCAATAGCCAAAAAAATCGTGAACCAGCGCGAAAAACGTTTTATCGCCGTCTTTTCGGCAGACAACCGCGCCTGCTAAATTTTCTATCGGAAAATTATCCGCGTCTTTCGGCAAAAAATCAGATTTCTTTTTGTTGGTTTCATCTTTTCCCGGCTCGCCGATTTCGCGATAAACCGTGCCTAAAACGCCGTTTACGAATTTACCGGAAGAATCGCCGCCGAACGATTTAGCGAGTTCAATCGCTTCGTTAATCGCCACTTTTGGCGGCGCTTCTTCGCGGTTTCCGAACAAAAGTTCAAAAAGGCCGATTCGCAAAACATTTCTGTCTATCAGCGCCACTTGCTCTATCGGCCATTCCGGCGCCGCTTTTTCAATAATATCATCCAATTGTTTTCTTTTCTTTAAAATTCCTTCCATTAAAGCAGCGGTAAATCCGTTATCCTCAAAGCCGGGCGCAAATTCTTTTATGTTGCGTTCTAAAATAGCGGGAATTTTTTTATCGTCCTGATCATTAAAATCCCATTCAAATAAAGTTTGAAGAACAATGGAACGGGAAAGATGTCGATGAGCCATAATAAAAACTCAACGCCGTTGAGTTTCGCGTTTATTTTGATAATTCTTCCGCGTTAAGCGGCTTATTTTTAGCTTCCGTTTCTTCCTGCGCTTTTAACGCTTTTTCTTTCTTTTTCTTTTCTTTTTTATTCAGCTTTTTTAAAACGTCAATAACCTGGCGTCCTTTGTAGGCGCCGCAATTAAAACAAGCGCGGTGAGGCGGAATTTCTTGGCCGCATTTCGGGCATTTTGAAAAATCAGCTTTTTTTAAAAAATGATGAGATCGGCGGTTTCGCGTATGGGATCTTGTGCTCCGCATTCGGATTACCATGTTTTTATTTTAAAATAATAGCGTGAAAAAAGCAATGCGTTATTTTTTTAAAACTTTTGGCTGAAAAAATGTCCGGCAATATAATTTACGATGAATTTCCGACAAGCCGTGTTTTTTAAGCGTCCGGTAATGCGCCGCGGTGCCGTATCCTTTATGCTGATCAAATCCGTATTGAGGAAATTTTTTATGGAAAATAAGCATTTTTTTGTCACGCGTTGTTTTGGCGATAATTGAAGCGGCGGAAATAACCGGCACGGTTTCATCACCTCTGATAATGGTTTTTTGCGAATAATGTTTTGGCGCATAAAGAGACCCGTCCAATAAAATCTTTGCCTCGTTAGAAAGTTGTTTTTTTAAACGAAGTGAATAATATCTTTTTTCTGATGATTGCGACGCGGACTTTCTAACGGGGTTTGCTTGCCGGCTGCCGCCTAATCGGCGCAATACTCTGGCCACCGCTAATTTCACGGATTTTTGGATGCCGATTTTATTTATCACGGCCGCCGACACATTGGCAACGGCGTGAAAAATTTTAGGATGGTTTTTTAGATATTGAGACCACTCTTCCCGCTGTTGAGGAAAAAGTTTTTTTGAATCCTTTAGTTTTAATTTTGATTTTTTTTGAAAATTAGAAATTAAAAATTGAAAATTCCGCGGCAGCCGCACTGCCGCGACGGTAACCGGCCCCGCTAAAGGGCCTCTTCCCGCTTCATCTACGCCAATAATATATTTTATTTTTCTTATTTTTGAATTGTTTTTAGGCATTTTATGATATTATAATTAGAACATTAAATAAAAAAAGTAAAAATGTCATTTGTCCATCTTCATACTCACAGCCATTACAGCCTTTTAGACGGTCTAACTAAAATAGACGATCTTATCGCGGAAGCAAAACGGCTTAAGATGCCTGCTTTAGCTTTAACCGACCACGGCAATATGTACGGCGCCGTGGAATTTTATAAAAAAGCCAAAGCCGCCGGTTTAAAGCCGATTATAGGCGTAGAAACTTATCTCGCTCCTAATTCGCTTAAAGATAAAAATCCCGGCATAGACGACAAACGCCATCATCTGGTGCTGCTGGCTAAAAATAACGAAGGATATAAAAATTTGCTTAAATTAATCGGCATTTCGCATCTGGAAGGCTTTTATTATAAACCGAGAATAGATAAAGAAGTTCTGAAAAAACACAGCCAGGGGCTGATCGGCCTTTCCGCCTGCCTTTCCGGGG contains:
- a CDS encoding helix-turn-helix domain-containing protein, which codes for MRDNEKEVFLNNKFYIPIVRASDLTGYHKDYIGRLCRERKIDGIKIGNNWLVSKEDILNLVSKNGSKKKLISYSVNQGENIVRPISKIPVINNTRDEWDKALFNNLSVERPSKNLSADKIGRKNIASPTFLSHYNVFLIFIILIGFFFYRHPESIYANFKDFKNFSNQVSNQVSHLFNQTAKKTQLAAVSLQNTALNLPSQISSFSVSLNSQARSLNQALAEQAFSFLDSAKIKIIIEAKNIRNAEKKISEYVSNLGFKAGVQLASQDQETVKETLTKPLQKAKQYVSSLFERKSLSSEVFTKEVSEPFLPKADKQEPKTETPPLLVETKPEEKKTFPERIIERIIPIKEITKETITLDDSRFQSIESRINDLFSKSENQSKQTAGISGALSLAQRIKNLNDVAITNSTVSGLSGLTDSDIPNAITASNYLPLTGGTLTGDLIGINLSFSQSSSTRISIFDQIWIGGTSTTTLRGDGWASIIPYASTTALTVSGTASTSLLYVSGTGTSTIAGLLSLSKVPSIAHSFSTWSLGMATSSLLNSSLLVNPASAAADTVLFGIAVSDASKFMVDAEGDIFANSLTSVGGQTLSSTTASTLLVENNTIFGDAIGDLVTFNSGSLVFNNRATSTIPNLTVNAWSIATSTSIVPTL
- a CDS encoding AAA family ATPase, producing MYLKRLELNGFKSFAKRTVLKFQTPITAVVGPNGSGKSNVAEAIQWVLGEQSLKSLRGKKGEDFIFTGSPTSSRLGRASAAIVFDNRGEKFGDINFKEVIIERRVYRDGVNEYFLNGSKVRLKDIIEILARVGLGTSRHHIISQGEADRILYASAAEKREMIEDALGIRIFQLKRKEAERKLEQTEENTKQVSSLRREIQPHLKFLGLQADKIKKAEEIRQELEKKLRDYLRRENSCLLAQAEEINLKKEIPQKNLFKKEKEIKILKEKIKKEEAFGVNSQQEENNKLLKIKSEMEKAREEIRRREREMGRLEGIIEFKKNQKTEKESSAIPAEEIKDFFEKLKNKLTETLSSDNPGKIKESIKEILRIIGSFFDKFSSAKKDFSDLKELEEKMAKIGKDLFSFKKDEEERQKLFNQTSSEIQDSFKNLREMEREIYRLESESSRIKDDWRGFDLAEEKLRLRQSEFEKEKKEAEILFGKIDLEKNAEFEEDFSDVLREKLKREIERMKIRSEEAGGMDFSVLKEFEETKKRDEFLAKELKDLEDSGQNLKKIIKDLEIKLEEDFKIGIEKINKEFQKHFETMFGGGRAGLKLIKLQRLRKEDDLKISPETIPNEDAEMGVEISIDLPRKRVKSLEMLSGGERALSSIALLFALSAVNPPPFLVLDETDAALDEANSRRYAAMLKELSQNTQLVVITHNRETMRSAGVLYGVTMGRDSISCLLSIQLEKAEKISLESYSNAVK
- the rnc gene encoding ribonuclease III, which translates into the protein MMADFSKFEESIGFHFFNQGLLKQAFTHRSYLNENPSWKLENNERLEFLGDAVLELIVTQYLYENYPKEPEGTLTSYRAALVNSQTLFQMANNLEMNDYLLLSRGEKKDIGKARQFILANTFEAFIGALYLDQGYEATRLFISNVLLPYISEVIKNKLFKDAKSLFQEEAQEQLEITPSYKVLKEWGPDHDKHFTVGAYLNEELIAEGEGSSKQIAQQNAAENALAAKKWGNLHTN
- the nusB gene encoding transcription antitermination factor NusB, which produces MAHRHLSRSIVLQTLFEWDFNDQDDKKIPAILERNIKEFAPGFEDNGFTAALMEGILKKRKQLDDIIEKAAPEWPIEQVALIDRNVLRIGLFELLFGNREEAPPKVAINEAIELAKSFGGDSSGKFVNGVLGTVYREIGEPGKDETNKKKSDFLPKDADNFPIENLAGAVVCRKDGDKTFFALVHDFFGYWTLSKGHLEKDENAETGALREVKKELGLKDLKIKAELGQNEYIASDPEKGPIRKNVAYFLAFTPEIELKLSSGGGLDDAKWFEYEEIAELKIYGDIRKLLDKANDILIKT
- the rpmF gene encoding 50S ribosomal protein L32, translating into MVIRMRSTRSHTRNRRSHHFLKKADFSKCPKCGQEIPPHRACFNCGAYKGRQVIDVLKKLNKKEKKKKEKALKAQEETEAKNKPLNAEELSK
- a CDS encoding ribonuclease HII, translated to MPKNNSKIRKIKYIIGVDEAGRGPLAGPVTVAAVRLPRNFQFLISNFQKKSKLKLKDSKKLFPQQREEWSQYLKNHPKIFHAVANVSAAVINKIGIQKSVKLAVARVLRRLGGSRQANPVRKSASQSSEKRYYSLRLKKQLSNEAKILLDGSLYAPKHYSQKTIIRGDETVPVISAASIIAKTTRDKKMLIFHKKFPQYGFDQHKGYGTAAHYRTLKKHGLSEIHRKLYCRTFFQPKVLKK